A window of Punica granatum isolate Tunisia-2019 chromosome 8, ASM765513v2, whole genome shotgun sequence genomic DNA:
AGCTCCCTTGCAGGGGAGGTCGCTAATGGTGTCGGTGCCTCCGCCAACCTCCCCCGACAaaggaggtggccgagaggaAGGGTCGTGATCTGCACTCCCCTTTCTATGTCTTGTAACACACTAGAGataaagagagaaaggggGTAGATCGTTGCCCCCCTTCCCGGTTAGCTCCCCCGTTAGGGAGGTCATCGAAGGCACCGACACCACCGACGGGGGAGCAGGCCAGTAAGGGGGCCATGAGAAAGGGGGGTAGATCgttgccccccccccccccccccccccccccgaccAGCTCCCCCGTTATAGAGGTCATCGGAGGCACTGACATTACCGACGATGGAGTAGGCCAGTAGGGGGGCCGTGATTTGCCCCCCTCTCTCTCGCTCATATGCGTGTtacaagagagagagagagagccggGGGGAGGTCGCAGGAGGCACAGACGTTACCAGCGACCTCTCCGACAGGGGAACTGACCTGGAAGAGGAGCACAGGCCCTTGATTTCTCTCTTCTGTACACAAAGAGGGAGAGGGGAAAccctcatttttttaataattaaataaattaaaaatttttatttttggaatttaattaataacagGGTTGACGGAAAGGACGAAATTGATAGACAAAAGTATAATGTCGGGAGTACTTTTGATGGCTATGAAATGTTCAGGATGAAATTAATACCTAGCTCAAACGTTAAGGACTAAATTATTAGTTTAATCTTAAGGTTATCTACGAGTAAActctataataataaataaattacttttttctaaggataaattaaataaaataataaaatatataatttttgacATGAATGGCAACACATTTGTCAAATaagtagatttttttttcggtaaagACAAACAAGTATTAGATGAAGGTAATGGGAGAACTTTGGTATTCccagacatttttttttcgcttGATTTTACTAAATGACCATCAATTTCTCTAATTGTATTAGATGAaggtaaaatataaaataaaaatagcgatataattataaaatcacCTAAAATATGAACACCccacttcttttcgctctcCTTTGTTGACGTGACAATCTCACCTTCCAttccctcaccctctctccgtctattttccttttttattattaattttcaattatcatCCCATTTTTTTATTGGTCAATTGGCCCAATTCACATGGataggtaaataaataaaattaaataaaaatgtagAGGTAAATTTTATAAACTTCTATCTTCATGCTTTGTCAATTTATGAAGTTATTATTATACgtcaatttaaatatttaacaGCGCGTAGCATGGTGCAGAATCTAGTTTTAGATAAATCGAAAGACAAAGATCGTACCGCTATATCCTGATGCTCGCATGAGCCTGTAAAATAGAGAAGAATAAaggaaatttaattaatgaattgTATGTTGCATTCGTTCTAGAATAAACATACGTAAAACCTAGTCATATATTCACCCAAAATATCTGGAGTCATATGAAACTCCTTTTTTAACTATAATATTCCTAATTTTCCAAATGATCAATTGATCGTGAGCTTCAACTCATTAATCATTTGGTTTAAtcgtaaaaagaaaagaaaagaaaagaatcccAGGAGATGCAAGTTGCGAGTGGCGGTCCTAAATTGGAGGTCACCCACTACACCAGCCTACTTAATGTCTACCAATAAAACAGACATGTTGAATATTCAATGCGGTACAATTTGTAAACCGTATTATTATTGGATAAAGTTCACCAGCAGTCATAGCTGAGACAAGTTGACACCCTTATTGAAGTTTTTTTAAGCTAATACTTTGAAAACATATCGTGATTTGGCACAATTGACTTATTAATTGGCAAGGAGCGTAGTCTCTAACATTAACCCTTGGTATGCTCATTTGAAAACATCACAAAcaatagaaagaaagagagagaggatagAAGGGAAATGGAAATGGAGGTAGGCAACAAGTGGacgatacttttttttggaGGAGCAGGCTACATTGGCAAGAACACGGTAAGGGCGACTTTGGAACTTGGGCATTCCACTTTCGTGTACGCTCGACCGCTCTCTGCGCACAGCATTCCTCCGGCTAACTTGGATCTGCGTGACGAGTTCCGAGCCATTGGCATCACCATTGTCGAaatcgctctctctctctctctctctctctgaatgTCCAtacttttttcattcacaaatgTCTATACGTTTTGATAATATTGTTATCGGCCTAGTGATCATGGCTAGAGCAAATAAACATCGGAAAAATCTGCCCAACACTTGGTATCTTAACTGTCTTCTTTAAactttataacaaaaaaaaaaaactagctAGTGGTATTTTCTTTTGCCAAGAAAGAGAGCTCAGTGCGATgccatttattttcaatatgaaaTCAACATATTTTTCGTTAGAAACTTCTCGTATCTTGTTATTTCTCTCGTTTATGTCCTACTAGGAGCATGGTCCTCCCTTAGCATGACTCATATTGCCCATCCTATCCAAACAaccttttgattttgatattcGATGCTCTATTTGATGGTCGACCATAGATGGACAAGATCAGGCGCTACCTATTCTATGAAAGGACCAAGAATTAACTCTGTAAGGCATATAAAGATCATGGCTAGAGCAAATAAACATCGGAAAAATCTGCCCAACACTTGGTATCTTAGCTGTCTTGTTTAAACtgtataacaaaaaaaaaactagctAGTGGTATTTGTTTTTTgccaagaaagaaaatttagtGCGATGCCATTTATTTTCAGTATGAAATCAACATATTTTATGTTAAAAAACTTCTCGTATATTGTTATTTCTCCTCTTTATGTCCTACTAGGAGCATGGTCCTCCCTTAACACGACTCATATTGCCCATCATATCCAAACaagtttttttatttcgaTTATCGATCTCTATTTGATGGTCGACCATAGATGGACAAGATCGGGCGCCACCTTTTCTATGAAAGGACCAAGAATTAACTCTGTAAGGCATATAAAGATCATGGTGTTAATATGTTTCACATGTTTTGGCCTAGTACATTAAAGGGCAATACAAATATAGAACTCTTAATTAGATACTCCATCTAGAGGTAGAGTTCGATCATGAGGTGTCTGATCGATTAATTACATTATAGAACATGCTGCTGCCACAGCAACGCCTCCAATGACTTGTCCGACGGTGGCACCCACGGCAAAGGCCTCCATTGCCTTAAAAGCCCTATTCCATTTCCCCTgagaaatattataattacttaattatctatatataatatataatggcaACATGTAATGTATGTAAGGATAAATGTACTTCACCATATATGACGAAACGACAAACCCTCAACTCATCGTTGAGCCTTTTTCACGAACCGGAAAGGAATTACTTCATGTGCAAGATATGATAACTAAAATCTTTCGAGTTCTTATCTTATCAGTTTATACACCTAGAAATTCAAGATAAAACacctaaaaattaaaatgacgttatttacataatttgaatatatgaaataattttatgcATTACTTATTTTACtccaatacatatatatatatatatataaattaatgtttCAATCATagtaaaataatgaaatttaattaaattcaaaacaagtatatcaaaatgaaaattctaaaaattatcaatatttatcatgtttatgatttttcagTTAAATTATAGTAAGAACTATAGACATACAGGAAAGATAAGTTTAAGAATTAAGTAAATCTATAATTAGAAAGATAATACTAGATTTTAATGTAAGAAATATTAGAAAAGTATCtatcatatataattaaagtaGGCCCCTGTAAGTAAGGAGTTCTCCATTCAATCTACGAGTTTTCGTTGACTGAtatagatttgaaattttactgaacatttgtaattatttatgtttttttctatgatttttccaataaaaaataattataagaagtAAATTTACATTGTTCTCAGTTTAACATTTTAACTCTCTCCCCCCTCTAATATACGAGAGTTCTATTCTATCTAGTGTGGACTTCCATGGTCAAATAGACTATAAATCACCCATAACCAATTCTCAATTCATGTTTTGTATGATATGAGCATATTTCAATAAGTCTATAAAGATATTCTTATCGATATTGTATAATAACCTATTGTTAAAATACGAATAATTCTTAGCATCTGCGCAATGCGAGGGTTTCAAAACTAgtatatatagaaataataaaaattgctTATTCATAGCTTACCCTAATtcttaaaagttttaatattACTGTGTATCAGCTACATTGaacactcgtgtttcactAGCACCGCATGCATCTTCAGCTCCCACAGGGAAAAGTTTGTCCAATCAAATCGCGGTATCTGGAATCCGGTCATACTCGTTCCTTTCATCAAGATCAAAACAACACGAACACAATTTCGCTTCATGAACCTCGCTCTTATACCACTTGTTAGGGAATTCCAGGATCGTTCGTACAAAAATAAACTCGTGACATTGAGGAGATTAGGAAGAGAGGAAAAACACGATTGGCATATGTGATTCAGGACAGTGATGTCCATACATCCATCCACGGGCAAGACTCCGGGCACAATATTCTTCTTATTTCCGGTAACAAATTAAAacagaaattataatttagcATACTCCCCTAAATCCCATAGAACTCCCACATATCCCTATTTATTAGGAGACACTAAATCCCAAACAACTTAAGGAATCCCATAGAAATCTATCTATAGATATcctaataatatttaaattccTAATATGTATACACAAGAAATATCTAAAAATCTAGATTACATCTCAAGAATATATATCACCATCACGATTTCTCGATTTCTCAATTTCTCATATCCCAGAATATATAtcaacatatttttttcagtgaacataatacatatatatatatatattaaattcgTATTTCAGATACTTCTAGGATGGGATAAGGGTTGGTGGCAACTTTAAAATGTAATTAAAGCTCGAGCAAGAATCGTTTAAGACATGGTCAAAAATTAACTTTTCGTTgaaatatgtaaaaaaaaaaaaatcttctgaTTATAGACATATTACCTCTTTTATGCCTCTAGCAGCGGATCGATTATGCACACCAGGTACGAGAGTGAGGTAGTAGTAGAGCGTGATGACCTCATTGAAATCGAGAGTCCCATTACCATCTCGGTCGAACATTTTGAACATATCAGCGGAATCAGTTCCATTATACATGCCCGCCTCTTGGAGGAACTCGAGGAACTCAACTAGACTCACGCTACCATCTCCATCCGTGTCCATTGATTTGAAGAACTCCTTTGCTAAGCCCTTCTGCTTCTCCGTCAGCGACTGATAATTAGCCAAGGCAGCGTTCCGAAGCTCCTCCATTCCTCTCTCACAAGCCCCGATATTTCTTATCAATAAAGATGGGAACTGTATCTATAGAGTCACTcttttcttcccttctttttgTGTTTTTCAGCAATGAAACCTGACTGGTGTTCATAAGTTGCtgtctatctatatataagacAATCATTTGGCTGTGTTTTGTACCCCTCTACCAAAGTCAACgaagaaatttaaaacaatATGTTGTCGGGCTTCGCCCCTTatttcatcgaaaaaaaatatgtattagGGATGAGCCTAGTGGTGCCTATAGTATCAAAACtaagaaaaaggaataatTGATTATTTTGAAGAACTCgaaaaatcatataaaaacAACTTGATTGTAAACAGTTTGATTGTAATTTATAGGCATATTGAACGACTAAAactagaaaataaataattttattttaatttgatataCATATCATTAAGGATCATACTTTAATATTCTATTGAAAACTCATATAAATTCAATCTACTTCTCGACGTAGCGATCTTGGATGTGAGTCGAGTGAGAGACTGAATCTCTGTATCTTATAATCTTCGTTCTTTAAAGTGGATTGTTCTCTGGCGCTACCCTTGGAGGTTTCTCCTTTCTCATTGAGAGGGGTTTTACCACGTATGTCGTTCATCTCTTGATTTCTCGATTTTTGTCCGCCTGTTCGTTAATCGCATCGAGATCacaacaattggtatcagagttACGGTTAGTCAACAAGGATGTTGGGACCAAAGCCTGAGGTCGAGAAATTTGATCGAACAAATGATTTTGGACTATGGAGAGTTAAGATGAAGATGCTCTTAATCCGTAATGGACTTGAAGTGGCGATTGATGGAGAAGACAAGCTACCATCGGCTCTGAAACCGAATGATGAGAAGGCTACGTTGTCAAAGGCCTTCAGCATAATAATATTGAGCCTGACAGACAAGGTCCTGCAGGAGATCTGCGATTTGACCGCTTCAACGGAGGTATGGGAGAAATTGGAGACACTATATGACAAAATCGTAGACGAATCGTATGTATCTGAAGCATACAACTAGcaattatcaaaatttgtTGTCAGCATATATACAGAATTACcaagaattaaaaatttgcaAGTCTGCGCAACGCTCGAACCGTACAACGAcgttaataattattttcaaagacCAAGTTAAACAATATTATATACTTAAACAATATAATATACTGTCACTAACAACAACACCGAGGGACGTAGGGACGTGCCGGTGAAGCTAGTAAATACACAGCGGCTGGAAGAGAATACGAAGGCACCATATAAGTCGAATTCAAAAATCTTTAAGTCCATATTAAAGATTGACTCTTAagagcaaaaaataaaaaagagaaagattcCTCATATTTTAAGtgtaaaaatgaatttttccgtttttttttttgctgggtaattttttttgccctATAATTCCTCCTCGGATATTGAAAGATttcttgataattttaaacaaattccttttaaaaaaactctttctttttttcggttacaagagAAGGTATAGGtttaatataaagaaataaaaattctaataactaataaaatggcACAGATAATCCcacaaaatatcaaatttggAACTTTTTAGTTACCAAGAGTGAGATTGCGCCGCTGCGCTACAACCTCTTTTGAAAAAAACTCTTTGTTACATAGTTAAAATCTCGACGTTTTAAATCAAATCCAAACGGTAcatttctgaaaataatatttcactCTAACGTTCTTTTACTCTAAGTCACTGACAATCTCGTAGGAAAAGAGTGTCTCTCCCAATTACGCAACTTTGCACTTCTTAGTTTTATTGCATAATTTTTCCTCTTATTACATATGCAAAAttgttttatgttttttaaGATGCTGCcacaattttttcataatacaaTTGTTATAACTTATAATGATCAATatttatttcctaaaataCCGAAACTAGTTACCttatggaaaaaaatgatGTCCCTAAATTTAATTCAAACCGTACAAGCATAGCTGGAAAGAACTTATCATTCAAGAGAGTTAGGGATGGACCGAGGGAAGAGAGTTGTAGTTTATtccttaaaattttgatattttaagaaaatttacatatttctttttatatttttattcctTGTTTTTcccctaattaaaaaaaaaactccatcAAAGATTGTGTAGCGCGGTGGCACACATCGTCGCCTGATAACCAAGAGATTCCAGTTTCGATACTCAGGTGAAACTACATGTGCACATTTATTAAATAGGTAAGCTTTCTATTTCATTTAAGTAAACCCATTAACCTctcttataattgaaaaaaaatatatgtatatatatatatatccccaGTGCTCCATCAAGGACTTCGCCCTCCTAAATCCATATCCAGGATCAGTCCTTGAAAAAAGCTCGTACAGTCATTGCAGCCTAATCAAATAATTTATGTTCAAATGTATCTAATAAATCAGCATCGAACTTATTGAGAATCTTGAAATCGTACGACGCCATCACCCCATCTTTAGTGTCTCCCGTCTCCCCCTCTAGCATGTCACGGCTTTCAGGCATCATTATTCACCAATGTTTACAAGAAGAATCGATCTACGCAATTCAAGCACGTGCATGAATGCAaaaactttttcttataattaatataactaGTCATGAATTGAAAACAGGCATTTTACATAGTTGATTTGGAGAGAGTTAtagaaaattctaataacATAACAAGTCATAAAATACAAGTATATAAATCCTTCTCTCTATCTTTCATGTAAGTATGAAGCATaactaattataaattaaagttgCTTAAATGGATTTCAATCCTCCAatcctaaaattaaaaataaatagtatTCAAACTTCTTTAGTATATACTAGAAAGGAACCTGAGCGATGCCGCCGGCATCCAAAAAATGTTATCAATCaacaatattttcatatgatCGAAGAGTGAGGAATGATATTTCTAATCTTAGAAATTATAAActattaacaaattaatatcGCGGGAAAAATTGATACAACgctttaaatttgaaattgtctTAGAGTAATGAACATATAGACGtagagaaaaggaagaagaagagaaacttaattaaacgatatgataagaaaaatataaaaaggtaaaaggttttatgaaatattaaaatagtgATTATatagtatctatatatatataggaaggagaactatatatatatatatagatgttagagtttttattaattttataaaatttaaaaatgcatTAGGGACAAAAAAAACTGTTTGGGGGGCGGGTGGGGGGAAAAATGCAGCTTCAGTATAGTCTTTATCATtgacaggaaaaaaaaaaaagtcttttACCTTTTCAATTCACAGGAGACCTTCACCCTTCTTTACTCTGGACTGGAATCCCTAGAATGCAAAGGGATTATAGGTTTGTGTCGATAttgtgcccctttattagatatttatgatttatattttattataaatctACGAACTTCTCTTgtgatctaaaaaaaatatcttacttataagaattgaattttttataagtCGAGAGTAAAATGTcattgtattataaatttttcttttgacaaTTGATTCCATGATGCACATGACTATTGACTAATTAAATATGCAAGTACAATTATACAAGTCGTTCATGCAACTGCCTTGACAGTGAGTACATGATCACTTACATGATTTCACGATAACTCGAATTTGCGGGTTTACTAAATCTGTGTGTTTGgtattagagttgagttgagttgagttttggttttaattggtttgtaataattgtgttgttgaattatgagaaaaagtgtgaaaaagtaatgaatagttgagataaagtaatgattaaataatgattgtgttaatgaattgtgaaaaaaatagtgaatattgagagaatttagtattaaaaattaaattgaatggtcaaaaaattaaaaaatggaaaagtaatatgaagataagtggagttgagttgagttaaaaaaaaattctaaatccAAACCTACATCATTCCGAAAATGATTccgaatgaaaatgaaaaaataattaaatattaaaaacaagcatcatttattaaatatttagaattttcatttcattgtaaGTTTATAGGCCTCTCttatgattgaaaaaaaaatttacttataaGAATCGAATTATTTATAGGTCGGGAGTTAAATGTCAGTGTATTATAAATTCCTTTTTTGACAATTGATTCCCATGGTGCACAAGGCTATTGGCTAACTAACTATGCAGCTATAATTATAGACAGGGGCGGAGCCAGCATATcagggggggcaattgcccctgAACTttaaatgttttaaaattttatttcaaaagtatGTTTATTGTAACATTTTTGTCCCCCTGCCCCcctgaactttgaatttttaaattttaccccaaattatatttattataatatttttgcccTCTCTCGACAGAAATCCTGGCTTCGCCCCTAATTATAAAAGTCGTGCATGCAGTTGTCTTTGACAGTGAGATCATAATCACATACATGGTTTCACGATAACTCGAATTTGGGTGTTTACCAAA
This region includes:
- the LOC116189117 gene encoding calmodulin-like produces the protein MEELRNAALANYQSLTEKQKGLAKEFFKSMDTDGDGSVSLVEFLEFLQEAGMYNGTDSADMFKMFDRDGNGTLDFNEVITLYYYLTLVPGVHNRSAARGIKEGKWNRAFKAMEAFAVGATVGQVIGGVAVAAACSIM